One Natator depressus isolate rNatDep1 chromosome 3, rNatDep2.hap1, whole genome shotgun sequence DNA segment encodes these proteins:
- the LOC141984517 gene encoding uncharacterized protein LOC141984517 produces MKDRGHNRDPKQCCVKLKELRQAYQKTREANGRSGSEPQTCRFYDELHAILGGSATTTPAVLFDSFNGDGGNTEAGFGDEEDDEEEEVVDSSQQASGETGFPDSQELFLTLDLEPVPPEPTQGCLLDPAGGEGTSAACVSMITGSSPSQRLVKIRKKKKRTRDEMFSELMLSSHTDRAQTNAWRQIMSDCRKAQNDQEERWRAEESKWRAEERAEARMWRQRDERRQDSMLRLLEDQTSMLQCMVELQQRQLEHRLPLQPLCNQPPSSPSSIASTPRRPRTRWGGHRPTSHSTTEDCPKKRRLSFNKF; encoded by the exons atgaaggacagaggccataacagggacccgaagcagtgctgcgtgaaactgaaggagctgaggcaagcctaccagaaaaccagagaggcgaacggccgctccgggtcagagccccaaacatgccgcttctatgatgagctgcatgccattttagggggttcagccaccactaccccagccgtgttgtttgactccttcaatggagatggaggcaatacggaagcaggttttggggacgaagaagatgatgaggaggaggaggttgtagatagctcacagcaagcaagcggagaaaccggatttcccgacagccaggaactgtttctcaccctggacctggagccagtaccccctgaacccacccaaggctgcctcctggacccagcaggtggagaagggacctccg ctgcatgtgtttcaatgatcacaggatcttctccttcccagaggctagtgaagattagaaagaaaaaaaaacgcactcgagatgaaatgttctccgagctcatgctgtcctcccacactgacagagcacagacgaatgcgtggaggcaaataatgtcagactgcaggaaagcacaaaatgaccaggaggagaggtggcgggctgaagagagtaagtggcgggctgaagagagggctgaagctcgaatgtggcgacagcgtgatgagaggaggcaggattcaatgctgaggctgctggaggaccaaaccagtatgctccagtgtatggttgagctgcagcaaaggcagctggagcacagactgccactacagcccctgtgtaaccaaccgccctcctccccaagttccatagcctccacacccagacgcccaagaacgcggtgggggggccaccggccaaccagccactccaccacagaggattgccccaaaaaaagaaggctgtcattcaataaattttaa